From one Nonomuraea polychroma genomic stretch:
- a CDS encoding ATP-binding protein, with the protein MTDTTCCQAAMSLPGLLESVGEARAWALTVLPAGCPRADDVALVVSELATNAVLHSASRAPGGTFQLLVDVEADAIAVAVVDAGPAPVTVCRPAGEGGLGLVLVIELADAYEVTTAVNARRTWCRLEWEAGG; encoded by the coding sequence ATGACCGATACCACTTGCTGCCAAGCGGCGATGTCGCTGCCTGGTCTTCTCGAAAGCGTGGGCGAGGCCCGCGCATGGGCGCTGACGGTGCTGCCCGCCGGCTGCCCCCGTGCCGACGATGTGGCCCTGGTGGTGTCGGAGCTGGCTACCAACGCCGTGTTGCACAGCGCGTCCAGAGCCCCAGGCGGGACGTTCCAGCTCCTGGTCGACGTGGAGGCCGATGCGATCGCGGTGGCGGTGGTCGATGCCGGGCCGGCGCCGGTCACCGTCTGCCGCCCGGCTGGTGAGGGCGGGCTCGGCCTGGTCCTGGTCATCGAACTGGCGGACGCCTACGAGGTCACCACGGCGGTCAACGCCCGCAGGACCTGGTGCCGTCTGGAATGGGAGGCCGGCGGATGA